In Crassostrea angulata isolate pt1a10 chromosome 6, ASM2561291v2, whole genome shotgun sequence, a genomic segment contains:
- the LOC128189914 gene encoding dual specificity protein phosphatase 22-like: MGNGMNRVLPGLYVGNFRDAKDSEQLKAYKITHIVSIHDFAKKLRDDIEYKCVLASDTPEQNLAQFFPECNDFIHEARVKGGNVLVHCLAGVSRSVTVTAAYMMTVTNYGWRDCLNAIRGARSYANPNFGFQRQLQNFGVEKLTAERERVKSMYEPVPYNDNEEMKHLLDAFHKFVLHGDPNRDDGLLNLPHKAYKDRPKAIHVNSDNVETQGASKSMDDQNNQSNETQNPQTVSQQTENNQSDDTQESETFSPKTENNQSGNTQTGSQQTENKSGNPQEPDTVSQQTENIQDNLN, from the exons ATGGGAAATGGGATGAATAGG gtTTTACCTGGGCTTTATGTTGGGAATTTCCGTGACGCCAAGGACAGTGAGCAACTCAAAGCATACAAGATAACCCACATTGTGTCAATACATGACTTTGCCAAAAAACTAAGAGAC GATATAGAATACAAGTGTGTACTGGCAAGTGATACCCCAGAACAGAACCTGGCCCAGTTCTTCCCAGAATGCAATGATTTTATTCATGAAGCTCGAGTCAAAGGAGGAAACGTTTTAGTTCACTG TTTAGCGGGCGTGTCGCGGAGTGTGACGGTGACAGCAGCGTACATGATGACGGTGACAAACTATGGATGGAGGGACTGTTTAAATGCCATAAGAGGAGCCAGGTCCTATGCCAATCCAAACTTTGGATTTCAAAGACAGTTACAAAATTTTGGCGTCGAAAAATTGACAGCG GAACGTGAGAGAGTTAAATCCATGTATGAGCCTGTGCCTTATAATGACAATGAAGAAATGAAGCATCTCTTGGATGCATTTCATAAGTTTGTTTTGCATGGAGACCCAAATCGAGATGATGGACTGTTAAATCTACCTCATAAGGCTTACAAAGACCGTCCAAAGGCAATTCATGTAAACTCAGACAATGTAGAGACTCAAGGTGCGAGTAAAAGTATGGATGATCAAAACAACCAGTCTAATGAAACTCAGAACCCTCAGACTGTCAGTCAGCAAACCGAAAACAACCAGTCAGATGACACTCAGGAATCAGAAACTTTCAGTCCGAAAACCGAAAACAACCAGTCTGGTAACACTCAAACTGGCAGTCAACAAACCGAAAACAAGTCTGGTAACCCACAGGAACCAGATACTGTCAGTCAGCAAACCGAAAACATCCAGGATAATTTGAACTAG
- the LOC128189911 gene encoding probable cytochrome P450 CYP44 yields MLKTRTLLTALRSSTPSLRNSSTIEGVKFNDKPLEEPPDVSSFDSSGIQSFDSVPGPKGIYALPFIGPLVHVKKFSNGKIGGLNDILRAYRQAHGDLFRFRIASRWIVVVSNPDLAKEVLSIRVKYPFRPEVEIVKIFGIRNNKEEGLGTLQGEAWWNLRKPAQDHIMKPSAVRSYIPLIDEVAGDFVANLKDTRTIDDCLQLLNAVATECMGMLCFNRRLGCLQGQSPISMEDLNTIFTSTAEAGKFFKPYKYFRTPFYRRFEKAVLKLHCITDKEIECAVQRLKSTVEESTENARASCPNLLLSMTTDGRLTKDRINLLITNLFGGGIDSTSNTMTFLWYELAANEEAQKKVYDEISNHSSNHGLDTTALSKMTFLKACLRESMRKNFPTNVGSVRIFDTDCNISGYKIPKKTPILIASNNISKDSRFYKYPDQFIPERFLRGSDALDNGTRHSHPFAFLPFGFGPRSCIGQRFAETEILVVTLNLIKNFRISLPPGSSKNLESVTRTFTAPAKKVTLHLTPRPGP; encoded by the exons AAGGACTTTGTTAACTGCATTAAGATCGTCAACTCCTTCCTTGCGGAACTCCAGCACCATTGAGGGGGTTAAGTTTAACGATAAACCGCTTGAGGAACCCCCAGACGTCTCGAGCTTTGATTCTAGCGGAATTCAAAGCTTTGATAGCGTCCCTGGACCCAAAGGAATATACGCCTTGCCATTTATAGGGCCTCTTGttcatgttaaaaagttca GTAATGGAAAGATAGGAGGTCTTAACGATATTCTGCGCGCATATCGGCAGGCGCATGGGGATCTGTTCCGGTTTAGAATTGCCTCGCGGTGGATTGTAGTCGTGTCAAATCCGGACCTTGCAAAAGAGGTTCTAAGCATCCGCGTCAAATATCCCTTCCGACCCGAAGtagaaattgtgaaaatatttgGCATAAGGAACAACAAAGAAGAAGGACTTGGAACTCT GCAAGGAGAGGCGTGGTGGAACCTTCGAAAGCCCGCCCAGGATCATATAATGAAACCGTCCGCTGTCCGTTCTTATATACCACTCATAGATGAGGTGGCGGGTGACTTCGTTGCCAATTTAAAAGACACCCGAACTATAGATGACTGTCTTCAATTACTCAATGCTGTTGCAACTGAAT GCATGGGGATGTTGTGTTTCAATCGCCGGTTAGGATGTCTACAGGGCCAATCGCCAATCAGTATGGAAGATCTCAATACAATTTTCACCTCCACTGCCGAAGCTGGAAAGTTCTTTAAACCTTACAAATATTTCAGGACGCCATTTTACCGAAGATTTGAGAAGGCTGTCCTCAAACTTCATTG TATTACAGACAAGGAAATCGAATGTGCTGTCCAACGGTTAAAATCTACGGTCGAGGAATCCACTGAAAATGCACGAGCATCTTGTCCCAATCTCCTTTTGTCCATGACGACCGACGGACGTCTGACCAAAGACAGAATAAATCTTCTCATCACCAATCTGTTCGGCGGGGGGATTGACTCT ACTTCCAATACAATGACGTTTCTGTGGTACGAATTGGCGGCAAACGAAGAAGCGCAGAAAAAAGTATATGATGAAATCAGTAATCACAGCAGCAATCATGGTCTTGACACTACAGCACTATCTAAGATGACTTTTCTGAAAGCATGTCTTCGGGAATCGATGAG aaagaatttcCCTACCAATGTTGGAAGCGTCCGTATTTTTGACACAGATTGTAACATATCAGGATACAAAATTCcgaaaaag ACACCAATACTGATTGCGTCAAATAACATCAGTAAAGATTCCCGATTCTACAAGTATCCCGATCAATTCATCCCGGAGAGGTTTTTGCGGGGATCTGATGCTTTGGACAATGGAACAAGACACTCCCATCCCTTTGCGTTCCTGCCCTTTGGATTTGGTCCCCGAAGTTGCATTGGACAAAGATTTGCAGAAACCGAGATTCTCGTCGTAACACTCAAT CTCATCAAGAACTTTCGAATCTCCTTACCTCCCGGAAGTTCCAAGAATCTGGAATCCGTGACGAGAACATTCACAGCTCCGGCAAAGAAAGTCACGCTTCATCTCACACCGAGGCCAGGTCCTTGA